In a single window of the Agrobacterium fabrum str. C58 genome:
- a CDS encoding hybrid sensor histidine kinase/response regulator: protein MAARQRIIPVRREYNRWVANQTLEDYALRFTAKSARQFSSNRISHTAIGAISFLALEAIGGAITLSYGTTNAFYAIIVAAIAMLAVGLPISRYAIRHGVDIDLLTRGASFGYIGSTITSLIYAAFTFMLFAIEASIMSGALELALGIPLWIGYIISAVMVIPLVTHGVRLISRFQIITQPFWIVLNILPFIFIALMDWEKYDLWRAFSGIHHASGPPGTVADFNLVEFGAASAVILALMSQIGEQVDFLRFLPAEGQSRVRHRIAVFLAGAGWVVVGVPKLLAGSFLVVLTFSSGVSVDRAADPAQMYLTAFGYMVPNETAAMLLMVAFVVVSQLKINVMNAYAGSLAWSNFFSRLTHSHPGRVVWLVFNVAIALLLMELGIYRLLEETLGIFSIIAMAWLCTISADLFINKPLGLAPPGIEFKRAHLYDINPVGVGSMALSATIALMAHFGTFGPLAASLAPYLTLIVAFIASPALALATKGKFYLARKPRQKWHEESSITCSICEHPFEPEDMAWCPAYAAPICSLCCSLDSRCHDMCKPKAKLNYQVASVAKTFLPRQLVAKLATRLGRYGMAAAIAVTAIGGILALIAHQVGTASPATADVVNRTILIVFFVFAVIAGIVCWFLVLAHDSRVVAEEESSRQNTLLLKEIAAHKKTDAALQDAKETAEAANRAKSRYVVGLSHELRTPLNAVLGYAQILERDETIPAPRQSAIKVIRRSADHLSGLIDGLLDISKIEAGRLQVYSNEINIKDFLDQVVDMFRPQAQAKGLEFRHERTAALPQYVRTDEKRLRQILVNLLSNAIKFTDEGSVTFDVAYRSQVASFTVSDTGRGIAEKDLARIYEPFQRGEAESVRPMPGLGLGLTITRLLTNTLGGEISVSSEKDNGSTFRVRLMLSAVHRPSTAPAPEKTIRSYSGPRRTIVVVDDNEDHRELMRQVLSPLDFVVLTAQSGPECLTLIEGVKPDLFLIDISMPGMTGWQLVTKLREAGQTAPLIMLSANIGDGAVAGAGDDNHNDAIAKPVDIRHLCDRLAVHLGLKWIYETDLPSAPVTQPPAQVVHPGAIHIKDLQRLGEIGYIRGIEAKLADLARNTDNLPFTQELGTYVQAFDLAGYAHFLKRFEDNDRGDGGA, encoded by the coding sequence GCGGTTGGCCTGCCGATCAGCCGTTATGCCATCCGCCACGGCGTCGATATCGATCTCCTGACGCGCGGCGCAAGCTTCGGTTATATCGGCTCCACCATCACCTCGCTGATCTATGCCGCCTTCACCTTCATGCTCTTCGCCATCGAGGCGTCCATCATGTCCGGCGCGCTGGAACTGGCGCTCGGCATACCGCTCTGGATCGGCTATATCATCTCCGCCGTCATGGTCATTCCGCTCGTCACCCATGGCGTGCGGCTGATCAGCCGTTTCCAGATCATCACCCAGCCCTTCTGGATCGTGCTGAACATCCTGCCCTTCATCTTCATCGCCTTGATGGACTGGGAAAAATACGATCTGTGGCGGGCCTTCTCCGGCATTCACCACGCCTCGGGCCCACCGGGAACGGTAGCTGACTTCAATCTGGTCGAATTCGGCGCGGCCTCGGCCGTCATCCTGGCGCTGATGTCGCAGATCGGCGAACAGGTGGACTTCCTGCGCTTCCTGCCGGCCGAAGGCCAGAGCCGCGTGCGTCATCGCATCGCCGTCTTTCTGGCCGGTGCCGGCTGGGTTGTCGTCGGTGTGCCGAAGCTGCTGGCCGGCTCTTTCCTCGTGGTCCTCACCTTCAGCTCCGGCGTTTCGGTGGACCGCGCCGCCGATCCGGCGCAGATGTATCTCACCGCCTTCGGATACATGGTCCCCAACGAGACCGCCGCCATGCTGCTGATGGTCGCCTTCGTGGTCGTCTCGCAGCTGAAGATCAACGTCATGAACGCCTATGCCGGTTCGCTCGCCTGGTCGAATTTCTTCTCGCGCCTCACCCACAGCCACCCCGGCCGCGTCGTCTGGCTGGTCTTTAATGTGGCGATCGCGCTGCTTCTGATGGAACTCGGCATATACCGCCTGCTGGAAGAAACGCTCGGCATCTTCTCCATCATCGCCATGGCATGGCTCTGCACCATCTCAGCCGATCTCTTCATCAACAAACCGCTCGGTCTTGCCCCGCCCGGCATCGAATTCAAGCGCGCCCATCTCTACGATATCAACCCCGTCGGCGTCGGCTCGATGGCGCTTTCGGCGACCATTGCGCTCATGGCGCATTTCGGTACCTTCGGCCCGCTCGCTGCCTCGCTGGCACCCTATCTCACCCTCATCGTCGCCTTCATCGCCTCCCCCGCCCTCGCCCTTGCCACCAAGGGCAAGTTCTATCTCGCCCGCAAACCGCGTCAGAAATGGCACGAAGAAAGCAGCATCACCTGCTCGATCTGCGAACACCCGTTCGAACCGGAAGACATGGCGTGGTGTCCGGCCTATGCCGCGCCGATCTGTTCGCTCTGCTGCTCGCTGGACAGCCGCTGCCACGACATGTGCAAGCCCAAGGCGAAGCTGAACTATCAGGTGGCAAGCGTCGCAAAAACCTTCCTGCCCCGGCAACTGGTGGCAAAGCTCGCCACCCGGCTCGGACGTTACGGCATGGCGGCGGCCATCGCCGTCACCGCCATCGGCGGCATATTGGCGCTGATCGCCCATCAGGTCGGCACCGCCTCGCCTGCAACGGCTGACGTGGTGAACCGCACCATCCTCATCGTGTTTTTCGTTTTTGCCGTCATCGCCGGCATCGTCTGCTGGTTCCTTGTGCTTGCCCATGACAGCCGGGTGGTGGCGGAAGAGGAATCCTCGCGCCAGAATACGCTGCTGCTGAAGGAAATCGCCGCCCACAAGAAAACCGACGCCGCCCTTCAGGACGCCAAGGAAACGGCAGAGGCCGCCAACCGCGCCAAGAGCCGTTATGTCGTCGGCCTCAGCCACGAGCTGCGCACGCCGCTCAACGCCGTTCTGGGGTACGCCCAGATCCTCGAACGTGACGAGACAATTCCTGCCCCCCGGCAATCGGCCATCAAGGTCATCCGCCGCTCCGCCGATCACCTTTCCGGTCTGATCGACGGGCTTCTGGATATCTCCAAGATCGAGGCCGGCCGTCTGCAGGTCTATTCCAACGAGATCAATATCAAGGACTTCCTCGATCAGGTCGTTGATATGTTCCGCCCGCAGGCGCAGGCAAAGGGGCTGGAATTCCGCCACGAGCGCACCGCCGCTCTGCCGCAATATGTCCGCACCGACGAAAAGCGGCTGCGCCAGATCCTCGTCAACCTGCTCTCCAACGCCATCAAGTTCACCGATGAGGGCAGCGTCACCTTCGATGTCGCCTATCGCAGCCAGGTGGCAAGTTTCACCGTCTCCGATACCGGCCGCGGCATTGCCGAAAAGGATCTCGCCCGCATCTACGAACCCTTCCAGCGCGGCGAGGCCGAAAGCGTGCGGCCGATGCCCGGCCTCGGCCTCGGCCTCACCATCACCAGGCTTCTGACCAACACGCTGGGCGGCGAAATTTCCGTCTCCAGCGAAAAGGACAATGGCTCCACCTTCCGCGTCCGCCTGATGCTTTCCGCCGTCCACCGGCCAAGCACCGCCCCTGCGCCGGAAAAGACCATCCGCTCCTATTCAGGCCCACGCCGCACCATCGTGGTGGTAGACGACAACGAGGATCACCGCGAGCTGATGCGACAGGTGCTTTCACCGCTCGACTTCGTGGTGCTTACCGCCCAATCAGGCCCCGAGTGCCTCACCCTCATCGAAGGCGTGAAACCCGATCTTTTCCTCATCGATATTTCCATGCCCGGCATGACCGGCTGGCAGCTTGTGACGAAGCTGCGCGAGGCTGGTCAGACCGCGCCGCTTATCATGCTCTCGGCCAATATCGGTGATGGGGCGGTCGCGGGTGCGGGCGACGACAACCACAATGACGCCATCGCCAAGCCGGTCGATATCCGTCACCTGTGCGACCGGCTTGCCGTCCATCTTGGCCTGAAATGGATCTACGAGACGGACCTGCCCTCGGCACCCGTTACCCAGCCGCCAGCGCAGGTCGTTCATCCCGGTGCAATTCACATCAAGGATTTGCAGCGGCTCGGCGAAATAGGCTACATACGCGGCATAGAGGCTAAACTCGCCGATCTTGCCCGCAACACGGACAACCTGCCCTTCACGCAAGAGCTCGGCACCTATGTGCAGGCCTTCGATCTGGCCGGTTACGCCCATTTTCTCAAGCGGTTTGAAGACAACGACAGGGGAGACGGCGGGGCATGA
- a CDS encoding response regulator produces MSGQVAAAPRDIVLLVDDSPDALGFLTDALEQSGFSALIATSGQAALNIAERITPDIILLDAVMPVMDGFETCRRLKANAAVAQVPVIFMTGLTETEHVVRALESGGVDYLTKPINIDELRARIRVHLSNARSAQSARVALDAAGRHLLAVRANGAIHWSTPQATRLVNAATGRDDGLEIVVAHISGWLKERATVDAARDAPLTITEAGRPALQLSFLGAMGPDEYLFRLTAANEKSDDHLLKSHFALTTRESEVLLWIAKGKSNRDIGDILGLSARTVNKHLEQIYVKLGVENRASAAVKAAHVLHQG; encoded by the coding sequence ATGAGCGGTCAGGTAGCAGCGGCTCCCAGAGACATCGTCCTGCTGGTGGATGACAGCCCGGACGCGCTGGGTTTCCTGACCGATGCGCTGGAACAGTCAGGCTTTTCCGCCCTCATCGCCACTTCGGGTCAGGCAGCCCTCAACATTGCCGAACGCATCACCCCCGATATCATCCTGCTCGACGCCGTCATGCCTGTTATGGACGGTTTCGAGACCTGCCGCCGCCTGAAGGCCAATGCGGCGGTGGCGCAGGTGCCCGTCATCTTCATGACCGGGTTGACCGAAACAGAACATGTGGTGCGGGCGCTGGAATCCGGCGGGGTCGACTATCTGACCAAGCCGATCAACATCGATGAGTTGCGCGCCCGCATCCGCGTGCATCTCTCCAATGCCCGCTCGGCCCAGAGTGCCCGCGTGGCGCTCGATGCCGCCGGGCGTCACCTGCTCGCCGTGCGCGCCAATGGCGCCATCCACTGGTCCACCCCACAGGCAACCCGTCTGGTCAACGCCGCCACCGGCCGCGATGACGGTCTGGAGATTGTCGTCGCCCATATTTCCGGCTGGCTGAAGGAGCGGGCGACGGTGGATGCTGCCCGCGACGCCCCGCTGACGATCACCGAGGCCGGACGGCCTGCCCTGCAACTCTCCTTCCTCGGCGCGATGGGACCGGACGAATATCTCTTCCGCCTGACCGCCGCCAACGAGAAATCCGACGACCATCTGCTGAAAAGCCATTTCGCCCTGACGACACGGGAATCGGAAGTGCTGTTATGGATCGCCAAGGGCAAATCCAACCGCGATATCGGCGATATTCTCGGCCTTTCCGCCAGAACCGTGAACAAACATCTGGAGCAGATTTACGTCAAGCTCGGCGTCGAAAACCGCGCTTCGGCGGCCGTCAAGGCGGCACATGTCCTGCATCAGGGGTGA
- a CDS encoding AAA family ATPase, with translation MNRFFILSGCSGGGKSTLLAELARRGFATVEEPGRRIVIEETRNGGTALPWIDMQAFARRAIAMALEDRRVTPKEGLVFFDRGLIDAASALHHISGDRFVNTLRDTHRYNSLVFLTPPWPEIYQSDDERKHGFDAAVEEYERLVRDYEGLGYDIVVLPKSAVAERADLILTRIG, from the coding sequence ATGAACCGTTTCTTCATCCTTTCCGGCTGCTCCGGCGGCGGCAAATCCACCCTGCTTGCTGAACTCGCCCGGCGCGGTTTCGCCACGGTGGAAGAGCCAGGCCGTCGCATCGTCATCGAGGAAACCCGCAATGGCGGCACCGCCCTGCCTTGGATCGACATGCAGGCTTTCGCCCGCCGAGCCATCGCCATGGCGCTCGAAGACCGTCGGGTGACCCCAAAGGAAGGCCTCGTCTTCTTCGATCGCGGCCTGATCGACGCCGCCTCGGCACTTCACCATATAAGCGGCGATCGCTTCGTCAATACGTTACGCGATACGCACCGCTATAATTCTCTGGTCTTCCTCACCCCACCCTGGCCGGAAATCTACCAAAGCGATGATGAGCGCAAACACGGTTTCGATGCCGCCGTTGAGGAATATGAGCGCCTGGTTCGGGATTATGAGGGGCTCGGCTACGATATTGTCGTGCTTCCAAAATCAGCCGTTGCGGAGCGTGCGGACCTCATCCTGACACGCATCGGCTGA
- a CDS encoding polysaccharide deacetylase family protein, with translation MTIKRATFLFLVLAALATVFLGLHVFSKSRTTQLFGGIIARFETTRPVVALTFDDGPSARFTPDVLRILKERGIKATFFLTGKETEENLSQARLIVNDGHQVGNHSYTHSNMMFMGPARIRDEIERTDVAIRAAGYEGEIMFRPPYGKKLLTLPWYLSQHDRKTIMWDIEPESFPDVAEDTAAFAKHVIEQTRNGSIIIMHVMYRSREVSRQALPLIIDGLHQRGFEFVTVSQLLETR, from the coding sequence ATGACGATAAAGCGAGCCACATTTTTATTCCTTGTTCTTGCCGCGCTGGCGACGGTATTCCTCGGCCTTCATGTCTTCAGTAAATCCCGGACGACGCAATTATTCGGCGGCATCATCGCAAGGTTTGAAACGACGCGGCCGGTGGTGGCGCTAACCTTCGACGATGGGCCATCGGCGCGATTCACGCCGGATGTCCTGAGGATCCTGAAGGAGCGCGGGATAAAGGCGACTTTCTTTCTGACGGGTAAGGAGACCGAAGAAAATCTGTCGCAGGCACGCCTGATCGTGAACGATGGGCATCAGGTCGGTAACCACAGCTATACGCATTCCAACATGATGTTCATGGGGCCGGCGCGTATAAGGGACGAGATCGAGCGCACGGATGTGGCTATCCGGGCTGCAGGTTATGAAGGCGAGATCATGTTTCGCCCGCCCTATGGCAAGAAGCTGCTCACTTTGCCATGGTACCTATCCCAACATGACCGGAAAACAATCATGTGGGATATTGAGCCGGAGTCGTTTCCCGACGTCGCTGAAGATACGGCTGCGTTTGCAAAGCACGTCATCGAGCAAACAAGAAACGGCTCGATAATCATCATGCATGTCATGTATCGAAGCCGTGAAGTATCCCGGCAGGCCTTGCCGTTGATCATCGACGGGTTGCATCAACGCGGGTTCGAGTTTGTCACGGTTTCGCAATTGCTCGAAACTCGCTGA